From one Streptomyces sp. CA-210063 genomic stretch:
- a CDS encoding antitoxin, which produces MSVMDKLKQMLKGHEEQAGKGVDKAGDYVDERTQGKYSGQVDTAQDRLRRQMGSEQTGQTGQTGQTEPGREDPPR; this is translated from the coding sequence ATGTCTGTGATGGACAAGCTCAAGCAGATGCTGAAGGGCCACGAGGAGCAGGCCGGGAAGGGCGTCGACAAGGCCGGCGACTACGTCGACGAGCGGACGCAGGGGAAGTACAGCGGCCAGGTCGACACGGCTCAGGACAGGCTCAGGCGGCAGATGGGCTCCGAGCAGACAGGGCAGACAGGGCAGACGGGGCAGACAGAGCCCGGCCGCGAGGATCCGCCGCGGTAG
- a CDS encoding glycoside hydrolase family 5 protein, translating to MSRKSHRGTACLGAFLAGVTAFGGALASPASAAASRHASPPPVSDFQGVNWADPRDNYADDAVVPSGLSTSDSYATTYAKSRAIIGGFAELGANTVRLPVNPTSVNGSFWKSYRGAIDAATAKGFKVVLGYWEADNAKDGKIDDQASWDRMWARITSAYAGNPKVYFEPMNEPFGYTSQEWRDVAANWLTRHRFIPRDRVLVGGIKYSEDVKPVCADSRLDGTRIALHNYGFWHTDWTSVDQWKADFKERIGDCASRTILDEFGASMTTGLDYNGPVNGSNEVAYIQAATDTIRELGLGSVYWPGLRNGDTYSLTTLQGTGTRLTLKLNNQSGLDRLHWAWKQ from the coding sequence GTGTCACGAAAGAGCCATCGCGGGACAGCTTGCCTGGGGGCGTTCCTGGCCGGCGTCACGGCATTCGGCGGGGCCCTCGCCTCCCCCGCGTCCGCAGCCGCCTCCCGCCACGCCTCGCCGCCGCCCGTCAGTGACTTCCAAGGGGTCAACTGGGCCGATCCGCGCGACAACTACGCCGACGACGCGGTCGTACCCTCGGGCCTGTCCACCTCCGACAGCTACGCCACGACGTACGCCAAGTCCAGGGCGATCATCGGCGGGTTCGCCGAGCTCGGCGCCAACACGGTCCGTCTGCCCGTCAATCCCACCTCCGTGAACGGCTCCTTCTGGAAGTCGTACCGGGGCGCGATCGACGCGGCCACCGCCAAGGGCTTCAAGGTCGTCCTGGGCTACTGGGAGGCCGACAACGCCAAGGACGGCAAGATCGACGACCAGGCCTCGTGGGACCGGATGTGGGCGCGGATCACCTCCGCCTACGCCGGCAACCCCAAGGTGTACTTCGAGCCGATGAACGAGCCGTTCGGCTACACCTCCCAGGAGTGGCGCGACGTGGCCGCGAACTGGCTGACCAGGCACCGCTTCATCCCCCGCGACCGGGTCCTCGTCGGCGGCATCAAGTACAGCGAGGACGTCAAGCCCGTGTGCGCCGACAGCCGGCTCGACGGCACCCGGATCGCCCTGCACAACTACGGCTTCTGGCACACCGACTGGACCAGCGTCGACCAGTGGAAGGCAGACTTCAAGGAACGCATCGGCGACTGCGCCTCCCGCACGATCCTGGACGAGTTCGGCGCTTCCATGACGACCGGCCTGGACTACAACGGCCCGGTCAACGGCTCCAACGAAGTCGCCTACATCCAGGCCGCGACCGACACCATCCGGGAGCTGGGCCTGGGCTCGGTCTACTGGCCCGGCCTGCGCAACGGCGACACCTACTCCCTCACCACCCTCCAGGGCACAGGCACCCGCCTCACCCTGAAGCTCAACAACCAGAGCGGCCTCGACCGCCTGCACTGGGCCTGGAAGCAGTAA